Genomic window (Castor canadensis chromosome X, mCasCan1.hap1v2, whole genome shotgun sequence):
AGTTGGAGGCCTCCCGACCATTCTCAGCTTCCTCAGCGCTTCTTCCAGAGGCTCAATAAGGTTGGCCCTGGTGAGCAGCTGCCTCAGGCGCACGTGGTTGGCAGAGGCCCTCACTAGGGCCCCCTTCTCGATGGCTTTCTGTAGCAGGACTTCCAGCCGCAGCACGAAGGCAGAGAGACGTTCACCTGACTGCTGCTGAGCAGTCAAATACTTCACCCGGATTGTGGCCTGGGACTCGTTGTCACCAAATACCTGGATCAGGGCCGACAGACAGTCCTGGGCAGTCCTGGCTGGGTTCTCTGCCAGGAGCCCGTGCACAAGCTGCAGGGCTGTCCCTCGCAACCCTTCAATcagcctcctccttctctccctttctgagACCCCCTGCCACACATGCAGCATGTCAGTGGTGTGGTCTAGCCAGGCCTCAAAGGACTCCTCCCCAGGGGCTGGCTGCTCCCTCCCAGAAAACACACCCAGGCGCTGGTACCTCACTGTCTCCACCCAGGGCTGGATCGCCTGACTGACTGACTGGAGCCAGCACACCCTGCGCAGCTCCAGGCCCAGGGCGCCAGCCACGTTTTCCACTGTTTGCCCCTGTTGCTCCAGGTAGTGGAACACATGACCAAGAAACTCCTCGCCAGAGCAAGGAGGCACAAAGACCACGTTCCAGGGGCCCCCGGTGCCTGGGATTTCCCTGGGGACCAAAGCATAGTTGACTTCTCGGTCAAGCTCAACCAGGGCTGCAGTGGCATTGTCCACCTCTcgaaacacttttcccagcacggTAAAGTGGCCCATAGGCCACAGGGCAGCCTCCAGGGACTCTTGGACTTCGGCTTCATCACAGTCCTCCGGGATGCCCAGGATGAGCAGGCCCCTCCGAGCACTGACGCCCATCCACCTGCACCAGTCCTGCAGCATCGTCACCGCCATCACCCGCAATTTCGGCCACACTGGGCGGACACTAGGGGCAGGAAACGGTTTCTGGAGCAGACGAGGCTGGCACGGGGGAGGGGGAAATGAACTTGGGCCTGGAGCCTAGAGCTCAGGGAGAGCAGCCCGGGTCTCCACAGCCTGTGAATGCGAACGGGGCGAGAGCGAGGTTAATgatccccgccccgcccccaatCCCCTCCCACCTCCGGCGGCGCCTCTGCGGCCAGGCCCCGACCCCCGCGGGCCCCCGTGGGTCGAGGCCCCCTCCACACACCGCCCCCCCGCACCCCCAATCCCCCGAAGCCTGCACAGTCGCTCCAGGGCGCAGCAGGGCGGCGGGGTCTCCCGGGGCTAAGCGCCCCCTCCCGGGCGGGGTCTGGTACCTTCTTCTGGGCCAGAGTCCTTCCTGGTCCGGGTCCCAGCGGCAAGGGTTCGGGGCTGGGCAGGGCGGCGGCGGTGGCAGGGTCGGGCGCCCGTCGCTTCCCCCGCTCTGTCTCGCTCACGCTACGTC
Coding sequences:
- the LOC141419600 gene encoding paraneoplastic antigen-like protein 6B, which codes for MAVTMLQDWCRWMGVSARRGLLILGIPEDCDEAEVQESLEAALWPMGHFTVLGKVFREVDNATAALVELDREVNYALVPREIPGTGGPWNVVFVPPCSGEEFLGHVFHYLEQQGQTVENVAGALGLELRRVCWLQSVSQAIQPWVETVRYQRLGVFSGREQPAPGEESFEAWLDHTTDMLHVWQGVSERERRRRLIEGLRGTALQLVHGLLAENPARTAQDCLSALIQVFGDNESQATIRVKYLTAQQQSGERLSAFVLRLEVLLQKAIEKGALVRASANHVRLRQLLTRANLIEPLEEALRKLRMVGRPPTFLEILGLVRESEAWEASLAGSVRAQAEEGAGAQADAGAIAEAEDEKVEKVGEEVEEQEEEREEEEEEDQGYDHAPAGLSQAGPTEAPGGPIPAQMGSVSGEGPGGPGWRPRSLARAGAQEATEEPPLEGLKAILEESGNEDGAEETNHPTSSQGK